The following proteins are co-located in the Larus michahellis chromosome 9, bLarMic1.1, whole genome shotgun sequence genome:
- the LOC141748431 gene encoding brain-specific homeobox/POU domain protein 3, whose protein sequence is MMSMNSKQAFSMHPILHEPKYPHLHTSSEAIRRACLPAPQIQGNIFAGFDETLLRGAEALAAVDIVSQKTHPFKPDATYHTMSSVSCTPTSSSVHLHHPSVLTTHHPHHHHHQPSQGLDGELLDHLNSALPLGGVPGPEVGSTPSHPHSHMSAINHMAHHSQPMNMSHPHGLASHAVISGPETETDPRELESFAERFKQRRIKLGVTQADVGSALANLKIPGVGCLSQSTICRFESLTLSHNNMVALKPILEAWLEEAERAQREKMTKPEIYTGGDKKRKRTSIAAPEKRSLEAYFAVQPRPSSEKIAAIAEKLDLKKNVVRVWFCNQRQKQKRMKFSATY, encoded by the exons ATGATGTCCATGAACAGCAAGCAGGCGTTCAGCATGCACCCCATCCTGCACGAGCCCAAGTACCCCCACCTGCACACCAGCTCCGAAGCCATCCGCAGagcctgcctgcccgccccccaG ATCCAGGGTAACATTTTTGCGGGCTTTGACGAGACCTTGCTGCGGGGTGCTGAGGCTCTGGCCGCCGTGGATATCGTGTCGCAGAAAACCCACCCCTTCAAGCCGGATGCCACCTACCACACCATGAGCAGCGTGTCCTGCACTCCTACCTCGTCCTCCGTCCACCTGCACCACCCGTCCGTGCTGACCACGcaccatccccaccaccaccaccaccagccctccCAGGGCTTGGACGGCGAGCTCCTGGACCACCTCAACTCCGCTCTCCCGCTGGGAGGGGTGCCAGGCCCGGAGGTGGGCTCCACACCTTCGCACCCTCACTCCCACATGTCGGCCATCAACCACATGGCCCACCACTCCCAACCTATGAACATGTCCCACCCTCACGGCCTGGCTTCCCACGCTGTCATCTCCGGCCCCGAGACGGAGACGGACCCCCGGGAGCTGGAGTCCTTCGCCGAGCGGTTCAAGCAGCGAAGGATCAAGCTGGGGGTGACCCAGGCGGATGTGGGCTCTGCGTTGGCCAACCTGAAGATCCCCGGGGTGGGCTGCCTTAGCCAAAGCACAATCTGCAGGTTTGAGTCCCTCACCTTGTCCCACAACAACATGGTGGCCCTCAAACCCATCCTGGAAGCGTGGCTGGAGGAGGCCGAGCGGGCCCAGAGGGAGAAAATGACCAAACCTGAGATCTACACAGGGGGTGACAAGAAACGCAAGCGCACCTCCATCGCCGCCCCTGAAAAGCGGTCGCTGGAGGCCTATTTTGCCGTGCAGCCGCGGCCCTCCTCGGAGAAAATTGCCGCCATCGCCGAGAAGTTAGACTTGAAGAAGAACGTGGTGCGGGTCTGGTTTTGCAAtcagagacagaagcagaaaaggatgaaattttcTGCCACCTACTGA